One genomic region from Portunus trituberculatus isolate SZX2019 chromosome 5, ASM1759143v1, whole genome shotgun sequence encodes:
- the LOC123513907 gene encoding uncharacterized protein LOC123513907: MEMATKKHQMAASLSPEPSQDAQITNWNKCIICQTDTDENLQCPAESRRTDQGAGYITFSENLARFHELDSIPVTLDIRRLDEGKGVRTTLEERHAKWHKSCRIKFNTTKLQRAEKRECPDPEKPHLNERLIAKLSAGDMVAQDVLYHARCLAALYKKASTAEHAEDKEGEDETVKINHGLVLAELISYIEESKTDEAVSPVFKLADLSKLYSSRLQELGVAQSSRVNSTHLKNRILANFPDLKAYKEGRDILLAFDEDIGSALTKVCEKEYDDEAITLAKAAQIVRRYMLEKNASFTGSFDSECQTQSVPQTLLALVAMIHEGPSIKSQSGSSGNVFSQATLSVAQLLQYNSSVRRGSESSGVRHNKARETPLAIYVGATIHEKTRKRQLVDKMFKLGLSISYDRVMEISTGQGNRACKQYEQEKTVCPRNLRLGLNTKGAIDNIDHNPSSTTAMDSFHGTGISLFQQVTESNPGTVRPDFCPLEVSTSKKVSELPDCYTSVPPVMYKRKERLTVPKIEGSLTRDGQLVEQALLKETRWLESVDGTNLVDVSGDSNVSWAAYHASHQQEQGITPDISVLLPLFQEQSKSTAMMRHSMDVIQQAVEHVNPGQVPVITVDQPLFAICKEIQWTWPEKYGEAKFVMVLGGLHTEMATMKVLGDWLEDSGWVEALVQAKVASPGTADSFLKAAHVTRTRHVHQVTACCLHILMKKAYLQYAEMKPDPDDVKTFEQWCDERSTESVQFYFWCTTLRLELLLMTYVRSLRESDFDLYVEILSKLIPWFFALDHVNYARWASVHVRDMISLEHMHPEVVEDFRNGGFTVRKSQRPFSAMAIDQAHEQNNATLKEDGGAVGLTQNPEAFRRWSVAGPEMARMIAEFESSVEAMESKQSKEMRHLEQTASIQKTFVTQVCSLVEVITDMGNPFIEESQELICLDTHDIMDEEAAKSVRQAEELGVQQYQSFVEERLVNGSKPLSDRITKNKLQLFGQPPARGKSQSTSKLQSLKSDCSLFSRLYIACQSRDGDLNEFFRHENQRCPPSLSQDGKLRQGKKSDLLDCLTSSVECSIDAPDSDAIILDGAALVNMLKPVVCTTFNDYADKVFLPYIEKQLERADRVDIVWDQYLENSLKSETRKRRGKGIRRRVQGTTTYLATGSSF, translated from the exons ATGGAGATGGCTACTAAAAAGCACCAGATGGCAGCATCCCTCAGCCCTGAGCCATCTCAAGACGCTCAGATAACAAACTGGAACAAATGTATCATTTGCCAAACAGACACTGACGAGAATTTGCAATGTCCAGCAGAATCAAGGCGTACTGATCAAGGAGCCGGGTACATTACTTTCTCAGAGAACCTAGCCCGTTTTCATGAACTAGATAGTATTCCAGTGACACTAGATATTCGACGACTTGATGAGGGCAAAGGTGTTAGGACTACCCTTGAAGAACGACATGCAAAGTGGCACAAGTCTTGTCGTATCAAGTTCAACACAACCAAGCTACAACGAGCTGAGAAAAGAGAATGCCCAGATCCTGAAAAACCTCATCTAA ATGAGAGACTTATTGCCAAGCTTAGTGCAGGAGATATGGTTGCGCAAGATGTATTGTACCATGCTCGTTGCTTGGCTGCACTGTACAAGAAAGCTTCCACTGCTGAACACGCTGAagacaaggagggagaagatgaaaCTGTTAAGATCAATCACGGACTTGTCCTAGCTGAGCTTATTTCATATATTGAGGAAAGCAAGACAGATGAAGCTGTCTCACCAGTGTTCAAGTTAGCAGATCTTTCTAAACTTTATTCCTCGAGACTGCAAGAGCTAGGTGTCGCACAGAGCAGCCGTGTGAACTCGACACATCTAAAAAACAGAATCCTTGCCAATTTTCCAGATCTTAAAGCCTACAAAGAGGGGCGAGATATCCTGCTAGCCTTCGACGAAGATATAGGCAGTGCTCTCACCAAGGTATGTGAgaaagaatatgatgatgaagCAATAACTCTTGCAAAAGCAGCACAAATTGTCCGTCGGTACATGCTAGAGAAGAACGCTTCATTCACAGGTTCATTTGACAGCGAATGCCAGACACAGTCTGTGCCACAGACACTGTTGGCTTTAGTAGCCATGATCCACGAGGGTCCAAGCATCAAGTCCCAGTCAGGCTCCTCTGGTAATGTCTTCAGTCAAGCAACCCTCAGCGTGGCACAGCTGCTTCAGTACAACAGCTCTGTTCGTCGTGGAAGTGAAAGCAGTGGAGTCCGTCACAACAAGGCACGAGAAACACCACTGGCCATCTATGTTGGTGCAACAATCCATGAGAAAACACGCAAGCGACAACTTGTGGACAAAATGTTCAAACTTGGGCTGTCCATTTCATATGATCGTGTTATGGAAATATCCACAGGACAAGGAAACCGTGCCTGTAAACAGTACGAACAAGAGAAAACTGTCTGCCCTCGCAATCTTCGTCTAGGGTTGAACACCAAAGGAGCCATTGACAACATTGACCACAATCCAAGCTCTACTACAGCCATGGATTCCTTTCATGGAACTGGAATATCCTTGTTCCAGCAGGTCACAGAAAGCAATCCAGGCACAGTTCGCCCTGATTTCTGCCCACTGGAAGTGTCAACTTCCAAGAAGGTATCAGAACTGCCAGACTGCTACACTAGTGTACCTCCAGTGATgtacaaaaggaaggagaggctgaCTGTTCCCAAGATTGAAGGTTCACTCACTAGGGATGGCCAACTGGTGGAACAAGCACTGCTGAAAGAGACTAG ATGGCTGGAGTCTGTGGACGGCACAAACCTGGTAGACGTTTCTGGAGACAGCAATGTGTCATGGGCTGCCTATCATGCTAGtcatcaacaagaacaaggtATCACTCCAGATATAAgtgtccttcttcctcttttccaagAGCAGTCAAAGTCCACTGCAATGATGCGCCATTCAATGGATGTGATCCAGCAGGCTGTAGAGCACGTTAACCCGGGACAAGTTCCAGTCATTACAGTTGACCAGCCACTCTTTGCCATCTGCAAAGAAATACAGTGGACATGGCCTGAGAAGTATGGAGAAGCCAAGTTTGTCATGGTGCTGGGTGGTCTCCACACAGAGATGGCGACAATGAAGGTTTTGGGAGATTGGTTAGAGGATAGTGGATGGGTAGAGGCCCTTGTACAGGCAAAGGTTGCCTCTCCAGGCACCGCAGACTCCTTCTTAAAGGCAGCCCACGTTACCCGTACTCGTCATGTTCACCAGGTGACAGCCTGTTGCCTGCATATCCTCATGAAGAAGGCCTATCTCCAGTATGCTGAAATGAAACCAGACCCTGATGATGTGAAGACATTTGAACAGTGGTGTGATGAGAGGAGTACTGAGAGTGTCCAGTTCTACTTCTGGTGTACGACCCTGCGGCTTGAGCTCCTTCTGATGACCTATGTCAGATCACTGCGAGAGTCTGACTTTGATCTCTATGTTGAGATCTTGAGCAAGCTGATTCCATGGTTCTTTGCCCTAGATCATGTGAACTATGCTCGATGGGCATCTGTTCATGTGCGAGACATGATCAGTCTGGAACACATGCATCCAGAAGTTGTTGAGGATTTTCGCAATGGAGGATTCACTGTTCGTAAGAGCCAGCGCCCATTCTCTGCAATGGCCATTGATCAGGCACATGAGCAGAATAATGCAACCCTGAAAGAAGATGGTGGTGCTGTGGGCCTAACACAAAACCCTGAAGCATTCAGAAGATGGTCTGTTGCAGGTCCTGAGATGGCAAGGATGATTGCTGAATTTGAGTCTTCAGTGGAGGCTATGGAGAGCAAGCAGAGCAAAGAGATGAGGCACCTTGAACAGACTGCAAGCATTCAGAAGACGTTTGTCACACAGGTGTGTTCCCTGGTTGAGGTCATAACTGACATGGGGAATCCATTCATCGAGGAGAGCCAGGAGTTGATATGTCTTGACACCCATGACATCATGGATGAAGAAGCTGCCAAGTCCGTTCGTCAGGCTGAAGAACTTGGAGTACAGCAGTATCAGTCCTTTGTTGAAGAGCGCCTCGTGAATGGCAGCAAGCCTCTCAGTGACAGGATCACGAAGAACAAACTCCAACTGTTCGGACAACCTCCAGCAAGAGGCAAGTCCCAGTCCACGTCCAAGTTACAGTCTCTTAAGAGTGACTGCTCACTATTTTCGCGACTGTACATTGCGTGTCAATCACGAGACGGTGATCTAAATGAATTCTTCAGACACGAAAATCAGAGGTGCCCACCGTCTCTGTCTCAGGATGGCAAGTTACGCCAGGGCAAGAAGTCAGATCTTCTTGACTGCCTCActagcagtgttgagtgtaGCATTGATGCTCCCGATTCTGATGCGATCATCCTCGATGGTGCTGCGCTTGTGAACATGCTGAAGCCAGTTGTTTGCACAACATTCAATGACTATGCAGACAAAGTCTTCTTGCCTTACATTGAAAAGCAGCTGGAGCGAGCAGACAGGGTGGATATAGTGTGGGACCAGTACCTTGAGAACAGCTTGAAGTCTGAAACCAGAAAGCGCCGCGGAAAGGGGATCAGACGCCGGGTTCAAGGAACAACAACTTACCTGGCAACTGGCAGCAGTTTCTGA